Genomic window (Polaromonas sp. JS666):
AGGACGGGTCATCTGGTGGACCTGAAACCGTCGCCTGAAACCGGCACCTGAACCATCTGCGTCAACCGCAGGGACAGCTCTCTCGCGCTTTCCCTGAAAGCCCCGCGCGTCCTTCAGCAGAGCGCCCGGTATCGGCCCCTCAGTCCTCAATGCGCCGGCACCGCCCCGGCGTCCAGTTTGGCCCGCAGCGCGGGCAGCGCCGCGAGCATGGCGGCCCGACCCAAATCGATAGCGCGTTGCCGGGCCGAGAAGTCGGCGCTCTTCAGGCCGGCCAGGGACGGCCGCACCACCACATCGGCATCCTTCAGTTCATACTGGTTGATGCTTTTGCCCATGATGGCAAAGGTCTGCAGCAGTATCTGCAGCGTATCGCCGGCCGGGTTGGCCTCCGGCGGGCTGGAGATATCGACCGCAATCACCAGGTCGGCGCCCATTTGCCGCGCAAAACGCACCGGCACCGGCGAGACCAGGCCGCCATCGACATACTCCCGGCCATTGATCCTGACCGGCACGAAGACTGCCGGAACAGCGCTCGATGCCCGCACCGCCGTGCCGGTGTCGCCGCGCTGGAACAGCACGGCCTGACCGCTGTTGAGGTCGGTAGCCACAATGCCCAGCGGAACGGGCATGTCTTCAATCAGGCGGCCCGCCAGCAATTCATTGACATGCCGTGCCAGGGCCTCGCCGCGAAACATGCCCCGGCCCACAATCGGCAGCATCCAGTCGGTGATGGCGACCTCCTGCATGTTCAAGGCGGTCTGCTGCAGTTGGGCACTGGTTCTACCGCTGGCATAAAGTGCGGCGACCAGGCTGCCAGCCGAGGTGCCGACCACATAATGAGGCTTGAGCCCGGCCTCTTCAAGCACCGCAATCACGCCCACATGGGCAAAGCCCCGCGCCGCACCGCCACCCAGCGCCAGGCCGATTTTCAAAGGCTTTTTCGGGACGGCCTCGGCCGTCGGCGTGGATGGGGCGGATCGCACCGGTGGAGCGGGTGGCGCAGCGCACCCCGCCAGCAACACCAAGGCCCAAGCCAGCGCCATGCGCCTGCCTGACACGGCCCTCCATCCTCGCCAACCTGAAGCAGCGCAGCCGGGGGGTTTGCCATCGACGCCAAGGCAATTACGAATAATTCGCGTTTGTATTACACTCACTCCGTTCCAACCTTTCAGGATTTTTTCACCATGTTCAAAAAAGCTCCTTCACTGGCCTGCCTTGCGCTGGCCACCGCAGCCTTCTTTGGCGCCGTGGGCAACGTCAACGCCCAGGAGCAGGTCGTCAACCTGTATTCTGCACGCCACTACCAGACCGACGAAGCGCTGTACACCAACTTCACCAAGGCTACCGGCATCAAGGTCAACCGTGTCGATGCCGATGATGCCGGCATTCTGGCGCGCCTGAAAGCCGAGGGTACGGCCTCGCCTGCCGACGTGATTTTGCTGGTCGATGCCGCCCGCTTGTGGAAAGGCGACGTGGAAGGCCTGTTCAAGCCCATCAAGTCGGCCGCTCTGGAAGCCGCCATTCCGGCCAAGCTGCGCGCCCGGGAAACCGCCGAAGGCACCACGTGGTTCGGCTTTTCCACCCGGGCCCGCGTGGTGGTGTATGACAAGCTGAAAGTCAAGAAAGCCGACGTGGACACCTACGAAGAGCTGGCCGATCCGAAAAACAAGGGCCTGCTGTGCACCCGCTCGGGCTCGCACCCCTACAACCTCTCGCTGTTTGGCGCCGTGACCGAGCACCTCGGCGAGGCCAAAGCGGAGGCCTGGCTCAAGGGACTGGTGGCCAACATGGCACGCGACCCGAAGGGCGGCGACACGGATCAGATCAAGGCAGTGGCCAGCGGCGAGTGCGGCATCGCACTGACCAACACCTACTACCTGGCGCGCATCATGCGCTCCAGTACGCCTGAAGACAAAACGGTAGCCGACCGCGTCGGCGTGGTGTTCCCCAACCAGGACAGCTGGGGCACGCATGTGAACATTGCGGGTGCAGCCGTTGCCAAAAATGCCAAGAATACCGCCAACGCCATCAAGTTCATGGAGTACATGGCCAGCGCGGAGGCACAAAACTACTTTGCCAACGGCAACAACGAATGGCCTGCCGTGTCCAGCGTGAAAGTCAGCAACCCCGCGCTGCAAGCCATGACGGGCGGCAGCTTCAAGTCGGAAACCATTCCCATCAGCGCCGTGGGCGGCAACCAGCTGAAAGTACAGCAGATGCTTGATCGCGTCGGTTATAAGTAATTTGAATAAAGAGTAAACCCCCAGAAAGCCCCAAACGGCCTTCAACACGCGCCCAGGCGCGGCTATTCGCAAAAAGCCCGGTCATCTTTTGGTGACCGGGCTTTTTTCATGCGCCATAATTCACATCATTGACGTTTACGTCAACGTCAACATTCCCCCTCCTTTTCTCCCCTTCTTTTATTTCAAGGAACAAGCCATGGATATCGCAGGCAAAGTATTTATCGTCACCGGCGGCGCATCAGGTCTGGGTGAAGGCACGGCACGCATGCTGGTCGCCAACGGCGCCAAGGTGGTGATTGCCGACATGCAGGCCGACAAGGGCGAAGCCATCGTCTCCGAGTTGACCAAAGAACTCGGGGAAGGCAAAGCCGCGTTTGTGCCCTGCGACGTCAGCCAGGAGGCCGACGGCCAGGCCGTGGTGGCCAAGGCCGTGTCCATGGGCAAGCTGATGGGCCTGGTCAATTGCGCCGGCATTGCGCCCGCCGAAAAAACCGTAGGCAAAAACGGCGCGCACGGCCTGGCCCTGTTCAGCAAGACCATCACCGTCAACCTGATCGGCAGCTTCAACATGATCCGGCTGGCAGCCGACGCCATGTGCAAGAACGAGCCGGAAGCCACCGGCGAGCGCGGTGTGCTGATTTCCACCGCCTCGGTCGCGGCCTATGACGGGCAGATCGGCCAGGCCGCCTACAGCGCGTCCAAGGGCGGCATCGTCGGCATGACCCTGCCCATTGCCCGCGACCTGGCACGCAACGGCATCCGAAACATGACCATCGCCCCCGGCATCTTCGGCACGCCCATGCTGTTTAGCATGCCGCAGGAAGTGCAGGACTCGCTGGCCGCCGGCGTGCCCTTCCCTTCGCGCCTGGGTACGCCGCAAGACTATGCCAAGCTGGCCAAACACATCATCGAAAACGACATGCTCAATGGCGAGGTGATCCGCCTCGACGGCGCGATTCGGCTGGCGCCACGCTGACATCATACGGCTCAGACGCTATTTAACTGATAGCTACTTGCGCCCTATTCTTAAGGGCTATAGGCCGATTTGACTAGTAACTCAGTCGAGTCGGTCCGACTTTTTCCGCTGCTTACAAATCACCTGCGGCTGCGTACATTTCATTGCGGCGCCTGGACTGGCCTGGATTTAACATGGCACGAATTATCAAAGGAGCAGCAATGACTCCCACTCCTGCACGAACGCACTCCGCTTTCCAACTGCTTGCAGCCGCATTTGCCACAATCCTGCTGGTGGCCGGTTGCGCATCGCCGCCCCCGTTTGCCTACAGCGTGCCCCTACAGCCCGAAAGCGCCTCGGGTTACACCGAAAAACCCGGCTGGGCGACCTCGAAATTTGCGGTCGCCGCGGCCAATCCGCTGGCCACCGATGCCGGCTACCAGGTGCTCAAGGCCGGCGGTTCGGCAATTGACGCCGCCATAGCGGTGCAGATGGTCCTGACCCTGGTCGAACCGCAGTCCAGCGGCATAGGCGGCGGCGCTTTCCTGCTCCATTACAACGGCAAGGCGGTCGAGGCTTTTGATGGCCGCGAGACCGCACCTGCGGCGGTGGACGAAAAACTCTTTCTCGGTGCCGATGGCAAACCCATGGCTTTTTACGACGGTGTAGTCGGTGGCCGCTCTGTCGGTGTGCCGGGCACGGTGCGCATGCTGGAGATGGCGCACAAGCAGTACGGCAAACTGCCCTGGGCCCAGTTGTTCGCACCGGCCATCACCTTGGCCGAAGGCGGCTTCAAGGTCAGCGCACGGCTGGCCACCCAGCTCAAAAACGATCAGCACCTGAAAAAAGACCCGGTAGCCGCCGCCTATT
Coding sequences:
- a CDS encoding Fe(3+) ABC transporter substrate-binding protein, with translation MFKKAPSLACLALATAAFFGAVGNVNAQEQVVNLYSARHYQTDEALYTNFTKATGIKVNRVDADDAGILARLKAEGTASPADVILLVDAARLWKGDVEGLFKPIKSAALEAAIPAKLRARETAEGTTWFGFSTRARVVVYDKLKVKKADVDTYEELADPKNKGLLCTRSGSHPYNLSLFGAVTEHLGEAKAEAWLKGLVANMARDPKGGDTDQIKAVASGECGIALTNTYYLARIMRSSTPEDKTVADRVGVVFPNQDSWGTHVNIAGAAVAKNAKNTANAIKFMEYMASAEAQNYFANGNNEWPAVSSVKVSNPALQAMTGGSFKSETIPISAVGGNQLKVQQMLDRVGYK
- a CDS encoding 3-hydroxyacyl-CoA dehydrogenase, with amino-acid sequence MDIAGKVFIVTGGASGLGEGTARMLVANGAKVVIADMQADKGEAIVSELTKELGEGKAAFVPCDVSQEADGQAVVAKAVSMGKLMGLVNCAGIAPAEKTVGKNGAHGLALFSKTITVNLIGSFNMIRLAADAMCKNEPEATGERGVLISTASVAAYDGQIGQAAYSASKGGIVGMTLPIARDLARNGIRNMTIAPGIFGTPMLFSMPQEVQDSLAAGVPFPSRLGTPQDYAKLAKHIIENDMLNGEVIRLDGAIRLAPR
- a CDS encoding patatin-like phospholipase family protein, which translates into the protein MALAWALVLLAGCAAPPAPPVRSAPSTPTAEAVPKKPLKIGLALGGGAARGFAHVGVIAVLEEAGLKPHYVVGTSAGSLVAALYASGRTSAQLQQTALNMQEVAITDWMLPIVGRGMFRGEALARHVNELLAGRLIEDMPVPLGIVATDLNSGQAVLFQRGDTGTAVRASSAVPAVFVPVRINGREYVDGGLVSPVPVRFARQMGADLVIAVDISSPPEANPAGDTLQILLQTFAIMGKSINQYELKDADVVVRPSLAGLKSADFSARQRAIDLGRAAMLAALPALRAKLDAGAVPAH